Within the Sphingobium baderi genome, the region CGGCGTCCGGGTCCGAATAGATGCGCGTTACGAAGCCTTCGGCCTGAAGCGCGATCGACACGGAGGTCAGAATATTCTTGTCATCATCCACAAGGGCGATGGTGGCGGTCATGCATCATCCCGGTAATGGCGAAAGGGCAATGGGCGCAATCGTTAGACGATGCCTGCCCCGGCTGCAAGGAAGTCGCCATATCCCATCATTATGCGGCATGACCGTCGATTTTCGGGACAAACTCAGCCTTTCGGGGGTTTGACGGTTTCTATCCGACCGCCTAATGCCGACTCCATCCACCACGAGGGACGTCTGCCGGCAGTGATCGGTGCGCCTGAGCGGAAAGGATCGGCCGCCTCCACATGATGAACGGTGGCATGGACTTATATTCAGGAGCAAAGGCGTGCAGGCCAAATCCGCTATCACCTTGGAAAAACAAGGTATTTCAACAAACGCAACGCAATTCTGGAATCTCGGCACCGCGCCGCTGGTGGAAGCCGCCATCCGCAATGGCGAAGGCGTCCTGTCAAAGGACGGCCCTCTGGTCGTCAAGACCGGCAAGCACACTGGCCGCAGTGCGAACGACAAGTTCATCGTCAAGGATGCGGAAACGGAAAACACCGTTTGGTGGGGCAAGACCAATGTCCCCATGACGCCGGAACATTTTGCCGCATTAAAGGCTGATTTCTTCAAGGCGCTGGGCGAAAAGGCGACGCTTTACGTCGCTGACCTCTATGGTGGCTCGCAGGCTGAACATCGCGTCAATGTCCGCGTCATCAACGAACGCGCCTGGCACAACCTGTTCATCCGCACCCTGCTGGTCCGCCCGACGGCGGAGGAACTGGCCGGCTTTGCGCCCGAATACACCATCATCGATCTGCCGACCTTCCGCGCCGATCCGGCCCGTCACGGCAGCCGCAGCGAAACCGTGATCGCGGTCAACTTCACCGAAAAGCTGATCCTGATCGGCGGCACCGCCTATGCCGGCGAGATGAAGAAGTCGGTTTTCGGCATCCTCAACTATCTGCTTCCGACCAAGGGCGTGATGCCGATGCATTGTTCGGCCAATATCGGCCCGAACGGCGACACTGCTGTGTTCTTCGGCCTGTCGGGGACCGGCAAGACCACCCTGTCAGCTGACGCCAGCCGCACGCTGATCGGTGATGACGAGCATGGCTGGTCGGACACCGCTGTCTTCAATTTCGAGGGCGGCTGCTACGCCAAGATGATCAACCTGTCGGCCGAGGCGGAGCCGGAGATCTTCGCCACCACCAAGCGATTCGGCACGGTGCTGGAAAATGTCGTGATCGACGAGGAAACCCGCGTCATCGACCTGGACGACAACAGTCTCGCGGAAAATAGCCGCGGTTCCTATCCCATCGACTTCATTCCCAATGCGTCGAAGGACAATCTGGGGCCGGTGCCCAAGAACATCATCTTCCTGACCGCCGACGCCTATGGCGTGCTGCCTCCGATCGCGCGGCTGACCCCGGATCAGGCGATGTATCACTTCCTGTCCGGCTACACCGCGCGCGTCGCGGGCACGGAAATCGGCGTGACGGAGCCTTCCGCCACCTTCTCCACCTGCTTCGGCGCGCCTTTCATGCCCCGTCATCCGTCGGTCTACGGCAATCTGCTGAAGGAACGGATCAACAAGGGCGGCGTCACCTGCTGGCTGGTCAACACGGGCTGGACCGGCGGCAAATATGGCGTGGGCAAGCGTATGCCGATCAAGGTCACGCGGGCGCTGCTCAACGCCGCGCTCGACGGCAGCCTCAACAATGCCGAATTCCGCACCGACCCGAATTTCGGCTTTGAAGTGCCGGTCGCCGTACCAGGTGTGGAAACCGCGATCCTTGATCCGCGTACGACCTGGGCCGACAAGGCAGCCTATGATGAAACGGCTGGCAAGCTGGTCAAGCAGTTCGTCGACAACTTCGCGCAGTTCGAGGATCATGTCGATGAATCCGTGCGCGGCGCGGCGCTGACCGCCGCCGTCTGACAGGCGCCCGCGACAGATTCGCGAAAGAGCCGGGAAGGGGAGACCTTTCCCGGCTCTTTTGCTTTCTGCGGCCTCATAGAGATGCTAATCTGGATTTGATTTATAGCGGGAGTCGTACATGGGCATGTTTGATGAACTTCTGGGCAGTGTGGGCGGGCTGGAAGCCATTGCCGCAAAAATCGGCGTCTCGCCTGAACAGATGCAGGCCCTGATGACCGAGATTGGCGGTAAGATAGGCGGAGGCGAAACCAGCGTGTCCGCGCTCGCGGAAACGGCGGCGGAACATGGCGTATCGGCCGACAAGCTGCAGGAACTGCTTGGACAGTTCGGCGGCCCCGAAGCGCTTCTCGGCAAGCTGGGTGGCCTCTTCGATCGTGACGGTGATGGCAATCCACTCGGTGAACTGGGCAGCATCGCCAAGGGGCTGTTCGGCTAGGGCAGGCAAAAAAGCTGGTCAGGCGTTTGGCATCCCCTGCACCAGCTTTCCCCGCCAAAAGTTTTTTTGGCCTTGCCATCGCGGCCCGCACGCGCCATTTCGCAGACGCATCATTTATTGCGAACGATATGCAACTGGCGTCATTGTGCGCTGGCTTTTGGCATGGATTGGCAAGGATAAAGGTCTTGAGCGAAGTGACGATCGAAAAGCCGGTGTTGGAACCGACGGGCGCGCTGAGCGTGGAAACGGTGCTGTCGGTGCGGCACTGGAACGAACATCTTTTCAGCTTCCGTATCACGCGGCCCGCCAGCTTCCGCTTCCGCTCCGGCGAATTCGTGATGATCGGGCTTCAGGGCGACAATGGCAAGCCGCTGCTGCGGGCCTATTCGGTCGCCAGCCCGTCCTGGGACGAGGAACTGGAATTCCTGTCGATCAAAGTGCAGGACGGCCCGCTCACGTCCAGGCTCCAGCTGATCCAGCCGGGCGACCAGATCTATCTTGGCCGCAAACCGACCGGCACGCTCGTCACCGATGCGTTGTTGCCGGGCAAGCGCCTTTTCATGTTGTCCACCGGCACGGGCCTTGCGCCCTTTCTCAGCCTGTCGCGCGATCCGGACGTCTACGAATTCTATGAGGAAGTGGTGATCGTCCATTCGGTTCGACGAGTCAGCGATCTTGCGTTCCATGACGAACTGACGGGCAAGCTGGCTGATGACCCGCTGGTCGCCGAGCAAGCGGCCAAGCAGTTCCATTATGTGCCGACCGTCACGCGCGAGGCTTTCCGTAACAATGTCCGCATCGATGCGCTGATTGAGAATGGCAAGCTGTTCGAGGGCATTGCCGGCGCGCCGAAGTTCGACCCGGAGACTGACCGGATCATGATGTGTGGCAGCATGGAGATGATCAAGCAATTCGGTGCCTGGTTCGAGGAGAACGGCTTTGCCGAAGGCTCCAACGCCGCGCCTGGCGCCTATGTGATCGAACGCGCCTTCGTGGGTTGATCGAATACGCATCCGTTCAAGGAAAGGGTCGCTCGCGCGGCCCTTTTTTGTGGCGATAATATTGCCCAGAAAATGGATGACGGCGGCATTGCGGCCATCCTTTGACCGCCAATCTGCCAAACTCGCATCGATAAAAGAAAGGCGCGGAAGATACCGCGCCTCTCCTTCTCATCATCTTGTTGATCCCGGTCAGGCGCCTGCGGGAGCAGGGTCGCCGAAGGGGCCCTTGCGCTTGCGCGTCTTAGGAATCGACGATCCTGCCGCCGGAATGACGGACGGCTTGATCGTCGTCCCGTCGTCGCGGGTGATCTCGCCCTTGTCGAGCAGCGTCTTGATTTCCTCGCCGGAGAGCGTCTCATATTCCAGCATCGCATTGGCGAGCAGGTGCAGCTGGTCCTCATGGGTTTGCAGCACTTCCTGCGCCCGGGCATAGCCCTGCTCGACCAGCCCGCGAATTTCCTTGTCGATCAGCTTTGCCGTCTCGTCCGACATATGGACGCGCTGGCTCTGCGAATAGCCGAGGAAGGTTTCGCCCTGCTGCTCTTCATATTGCAGCGGCCCCAACTTGTCCGACATGCCCCACTGGGTGACCATGTCGCGCGCCAGCTTGGTGGCGTACTGGATGTCGCCCGAAGCGCCCGACGACACCTTGTCATAGCCGAAGATGATCTCCTCAGCGACGCGGCCGCCCATGGCGACGGCCATGTTCGCGTGCATCTTGTCGCGGTGATAGCTGTAGCTGTCCCGTTCCGGCAAGCGCATCACCATGCCCAGCGCACGGCCGCGCGGGATGATCGTCGCCTTGTGGATCGGATCGGACGCGGGTTCATGGACCGCGACGATGGCATGGCCCGCCTCATGATAGGCGGTCATCTTCTTCTCGTCCTCGGTCATGACCATGGAGCGGCGCTCGCTGCCCATCATGACCTTGTCCTTCGCCGCTTCGAACTCGTCCATGGCGACCAGGCGCTTGCCCCGGCGCGCCGCCATCAGCGCGGCTTCGTTGACGAGGTTGGCGAGATCCGCGCCTGAGAAACCCGGTGTGCCGCGCGCGATGGTGCGCGGGTTTACATCGGGGGCCAGCGGCACCTTCTTCATGTGCACGGCCAGGATCTTCTCGCGGCCTTCAATGTCGGGGCGCGGCACCACGACCTGCCGATCGAAGCGGCCCGGACGCAGCAGCGCGGGATCGAGCACGTCGGGACGGTTGGTGGCCGCAACGATGATGATGCCCTCGTTCGATTCGAAGCCGTCCATTTCGACCAGAAGCTGGTTCAGCGTCTGTTCGCGCTCGTCATTGCCGTTGCCCAGGCCCGCGCCGCGATGGCGGCCGACCGCATCGATTTCGTCGATAAAGACGATGCAGGGGGCGTTCTTCTTCGCCTGCTCGAACATGTCGCGCACGCGGCTCGCGCCGACGCCGACAAACATTTCCACGAAGTCCGAACCGGAAATGGTGAAGAAGGGCACGCCCGCCTCCCCCGCGATGGCGCGGGCGAGCAGCGTCTTGCCGGTGCCGGGCGAACCGACCAGCAGCGCGCCCTTGGGAATCTTGCCGCCCAGACGCGCGAACTTGGTCGGGTCTTTCAGGAATTCGACGATTTCCTGCAATTCCTCGCGCGCTTCGTCGATGCCGGCGACATCATCGAACGTCACCTTGCCATGTTTTTCGGTGAGCAGCTTCGCCTTGGACTTGCCAAAGCCCATGGCGCCGCCCGCGCCGCCGCCCTTCTGCATCTGGCGCAGCACGAAGAAGGCGATGCCCAGGATCAGCAGGAACGGGAGCGACTGGTAGACGAGGATCAGCCAGAAGCTCGGTTGCTCCTCCGGCTGACCGGAATATTTGACGTTATAGTCGTCCAGCAAGCCGGTAAGACCCGGATCGTTGACCGGGACAGTGTTGAACTTCTGTCCGCTCGACAAGGTGCCGCTGATGCGGTCAGGGGCGATGGCGACATCCTTCACCTGGCCTTCCTGCACCTTGGAACGGAATTCGGAATAGGCGATGCCAGTGCCCGCGGTCGATGCCGTGCGGCTGTCGAACATGGAGACGAAAAGCAGCAGGGCGATAATCACCCCCGCCCAAATCATGGCGCTTTTGATCCAGGGATTGCCCTGCGGGTCTTTCTCGTCGTTCATCGATACTCACTTTCCCCCTGCAAGATAAGGTGCGCGGGTAAAATCGCAAGCGGCCTCGACCGCTCAGCCTCCAGTGAGGAGGGTGAGTGCCATATAGGCAAGCACCAGCGCGATGCCCGTCGACACGCCGCAGAGCAGATAACCGACATACAGCAGCAACGGCGGATGGGGGCGCGCCAGCTTGCGGTTACGCTGCGCCGCCGAAAGAATGACGCTGGCCAGCAAGCCGTAGGTCAGCGCCGCAAATTCCATCATATCTCGATAATCCTGCCATGAAGAGGCGGGGATTAACCATGATGGCCGTTAAGAAAAGGTCATTGCATCGCACCAAAGCGACAGGCCGTGGAAGGGACGGGCCAATCTGTGGAACCTTGCCAGCCCTATCGGCGCGGAGGTGCCGGAATCAGTATCCATTCCGCACCGCCGATCAGCAGCCAGTCTCCCAAACTCGCCTTTTGCCCTGTCATGGCAGCGGCGATGGCACGATCGACCGAATCGCCCCGCGGCGGCGACGCATCGGGCGCTGCCTGCGCGAGCATCCGCAGCAGAAGGCGACGCTGCAATTCATGGGGAAAGTCGCTTTTCTCCAGCCGCCAGCCATTCCCTTCGCGCCGCAGGTGGCGATCCGCCAGCGAATCGACTGTCCAGCCCAGCGCTTCCTCGGCCTCCCCCAACGCCGCCGCGCTCCGCGCCGCCGCCAGCGGATCAAGCCAATTTGCATCTGCCAGAGCCGACCGCATCAGCGATCGGTCGAAACGGGGGTCGGCATTGGATGGGTCTTGCACATGTGGCAATCCTTCCGTGTCGACCAATGCTTGAAGCACGGACTTCCGCACGCCCAGCAGCGGGCGCAGCACATGGCCCATCTGGGGCCGGACGCCTGCCAGCCCGCCAATGCCCGCTCCCCGGTTGAGCCGCATCAGCATCGTTTCAAGCTGATCGTCGGCATGATGCGCGGTAAACAGCCAATCCAGCTTCCGCTCCACACGCCATGCTTCCAATAGCGTATAGCGTTGGGCGCGGCCCCAATCATGCAGGTTGCCCGTCCTTGGCGCGACCGGGTGCAGGATGGCATGCGCGATACCCTGCGCCGCGCACCACCGTGCGACCATGGCCGCTTCATCGGCGGATTCGGGGCGCAGGCCGTGATCAACCGTAGCCGCCTCCACCCGCCCCGGAAAGGCGCAGGCCGACACATGCAGCAGCGCCATGCTGTCCGGTCCGCCCGATACGGCAATCCCGAAGCGGGCCTGGTCGATGTCCACCGCCAGCCCCTTGACCGCCTCGCGCAGAGACGTCTCCAGCGCGGTCGCATCCGTCAAGGGTTCAGCCATCGCCGATCAGCTACATTTGGCTTTGGTCCGGCCCTTTTCCATCATGCCGCGCAGGCCGGCGGACAGGGTCGCGCCATAGACCTGTTCCAGTTCCGCATAGACCTTGCAAGCGTCGGCAGGCTTCTTGAGCTGGATCAAAGCTTCACCCAGATAGGCCAGGCTGTCGGGCGCCCGGTCCCCGCGCGGCCGCTTCTGGTAATTTTCATACAGGGCGACCGATGCCAATGCGGGTTTGCCGTCGTCCAGATAGGCGCGGCCCAGCAGGTTCTGCGCGCGGCTGGCGACGGACGTGTCGCTATATTTGTCCACCGTGGCTTTAAGCTGTGCCTGCGCCTCCGGGTAGAATTTCGCGTCCCACAGGCGGAAGCCATATGTATAGGCATCCCCGGCGGCATCTCCCGTCTCGGGCCGTTCGATCGCCGCGACAGCCGCCTTGCGCGTGTCGCTCGCCTCAGCCGCCGGTGCCGCGGGCCGGGTTCCGGCGGCGGGCGCGGATACCGTGGATCTGGCGGCCGGTGGAGCGGCGGGGGCGGCGACGCTCGTCTGCTCCGCTTTATATTTGTTGAACGCTTCCTCAAGCTGCTTCAGCTTGTAGCTGTTCTCCTCCACCTGCCCCGTGATGGACGCAAGCTGCGATTCCAATGCTCCCACCCGCGCGGTCAGGTCCGCGATGGGTGCGGAGGACGGGGTTCCCGGCGGCGGCGTCGTGGTGGCGGGCCGGGTGATTTCCGGCTCGACGGGCGTGCCGGCAGGGAACACCTTGCGCTGGACGGCGCGCAGTTCCTTTTCGATGCGGTCCACTCGCGTGTCGAGCGACACGGATTGGGCGGCCGCGGGCATGGCAAAGAGCATCGATGCCGACGCCCCCAAAGCCAATGCGGAGGTCGCAAAAAAGGCGTTACGCATGATTATCCCCGACTAAATCCTTCGCCTTAACCATAAGGCGATATTCCGCGCCGTAAAGCGCGACTTTCATCGGCCTGAGCCGTGTGTCCCAGGCTGGAGCATCATCCGACCGGTTGGAATCGGATCATGGCCTACTCCTGTTTGCCTCCAGCGATTTTCGGGCGACCCGGATGATGCCGTCCGGTTCGAACTCGCTCTATGTACCGGGCGCCTCTGCCGGCGACGGTGCGGGGACAGGGGCCGGAGCAACGCCGCCTCCCCCTTGAGCGGAGGGCGGAGCGGCGGCCGGCGCCGGAATTGTGGAAACGGACGAAGGCGCGGCGCGCGACAACAGCGCTTCTGCGCTGACGGGGACGTCCGCGATGGTGCGGTCGGCGGCGCCCAGGGGTGGAACGGGCTTGCCGCCCACCGTCACGGTCAGCGCCTGTGGACGCCCGGTCAGGATCATCGGATTATGCGCGTCGGCGGGCAGGGTGAAGCTTTCACCCTTCTTCATCAGGCCATCCTTCAAACGCTCGCCCGCTTCGTCATAGATACGCAGCCAGACATCGTCATTCGCCGTGAAGACCACGGTCTGATTGACCGGCGCGGCGGGCGCTGCGCTCGCCGGTTGCTGCGGCGCGGTGAGAGCGGCACCCTCTTGCTGCGCGATTTCCTCGGTCGTGGGCGGCGTCAGGAGCTGCGAACGCCACAGCGCGAAACCGACCACCACCAAAATGGCGATGACTGCGGCTGTCCAGGCCAGCGCCCGGGATGGCACGCGGGTCGGATCGACCGGCTCGAACACTTCATAGCGGTTTGCGCCCAGATCGGAATTATGGACGGCGTGGCGCACCTCGGCGGCAATAGCCACCTCGTCCATGTCAATCGCGCGGGCATAGGCGCGGGCGAACCCCACGGCGTAGGGAATGCCCGGAAGCGCGGTATAATCATCCTTTTCAATGGCTTCGAGCTGGCGTTGGGCGATACGCGTGCGAGTCGCCACATCCTGTATCGAAAGCCCTTGCGCTTCTCGTGCAGCACGCAGCTTCGCGCCGGGTGTGGCGGATTGGCTTTCCTGCGCGTCGACCGCGCCGGTTTCGATTTCCGGTTCTTCTGCCATGCTGCTCCGCGACCTAGGATGGGTCGGCCTTGTCTCATTGTGGGACGGGGATTGTCAACGCCGGGACGAATAGTTCAGCTCAGTTCCACGCCCTTGTCCGCTGCCCACTGGCTGAGGCTGCCGCGAATGTCGACGACGGCGCG harbors:
- a CDS encoding phosphoenolpyruvate carboxykinase → MQAKSAITLEKQGISTNATQFWNLGTAPLVEAAIRNGEGVLSKDGPLVVKTGKHTGRSANDKFIVKDAETENTVWWGKTNVPMTPEHFAALKADFFKALGEKATLYVADLYGGSQAEHRVNVRVINERAWHNLFIRTLLVRPTAEELAGFAPEYTIIDLPTFRADPARHGSRSETVIAVNFTEKLILIGGTAYAGEMKKSVFGILNYLLPTKGVMPMHCSANIGPNGDTAVFFGLSGTGKTTLSADASRTLIGDDEHGWSDTAVFNFEGGCYAKMINLSAEAEPEIFATTKRFGTVLENVVIDEETRVIDLDDNSLAENSRGSYPIDFIPNASKDNLGPVPKNIIFLTADAYGVLPPIARLTPDQAMYHFLSGYTARVAGTEIGVTEPSATFSTCFGAPFMPRHPSVYGNLLKERINKGGVTCWLVNTGWTGGKYGVGKRMPIKVTRALLNAALDGSLNNAEFRTDPNFGFEVPVAVPGVETAILDPRTTWADKAAYDETAGKLVKQFVDNFAQFEDHVDESVRGAALTAAV
- a CDS encoding ferredoxin--NADP reductase, which encodes MSEVTIEKPVLEPTGALSVETVLSVRHWNEHLFSFRITRPASFRFRSGEFVMIGLQGDNGKPLLRAYSVASPSWDEELEFLSIKVQDGPLTSRLQLIQPGDQIYLGRKPTGTLVTDALLPGKRLFMLSTGTGLAPFLSLSRDPDVYEFYEEVVIVHSVRRVSDLAFHDELTGKLADDPLVAEQAAKQFHYVPTVTREAFRNNVRIDALIENGKLFEGIAGAPKFDPETDRIMMCGSMEMIKQFGAWFEENGFAEGSNAAPGAYVIERAFVG
- the ftsH gene encoding ATP-dependent zinc metalloprotease FtsH — translated: MNDEKDPQGNPWIKSAMIWAGVIIALLLFVSMFDSRTASTAGTGIAYSEFRSKVQEGQVKDVAIAPDRISGTLSSGQKFNTVPVNDPGLTGLLDDYNVKYSGQPEEQPSFWLILVYQSLPFLLILGIAFFVLRQMQKGGGAGGAMGFGKSKAKLLTEKHGKVTFDDVAGIDEAREELQEIVEFLKDPTKFARLGGKIPKGALLVGSPGTGKTLLARAIAGEAGVPFFTISGSDFVEMFVGVGASRVRDMFEQAKKNAPCIVFIDEIDAVGRHRGAGLGNGNDEREQTLNQLLVEMDGFESNEGIIIVAATNRPDVLDPALLRPGRFDRQVVVPRPDIEGREKILAVHMKKVPLAPDVNPRTIARGTPGFSGADLANLVNEAALMAARRGKRLVAMDEFEAAKDKVMMGSERRSMVMTEDEKKMTAYHEAGHAIVAVHEPASDPIHKATIIPRGRALGMVMRLPERDSYSYHRDKMHANMAVAMGGRVAEEIIFGYDKVSSGASGDIQYATKLARDMVTQWGMSDKLGPLQYEEQQGETFLGYSQSQRVHMSDETAKLIDKEIRGLVEQGYARAQEVLQTHEDQLHLLANAMLEYETLSGEEIKTLLDKGEITRDDGTTIKPSVIPAAGSSIPKTRKRKGPFGDPAPAGA
- the tilS gene encoding tRNA lysidine(34) synthetase TilS; translated protein: MAEPLTDATALETSLREAVKGLAVDIDQARFGIAVSGGPDSMALLHVSACAFPGRVEAATVDHGLRPESADEAAMVARWCAAQGIAHAILHPVAPRTGNLHDWGRAQRYTLLEAWRVERKLDWLFTAHHADDQLETMLMRLNRGAGIGGLAGVRPQMGHVLRPLLGVRKSVLQALVDTEGLPHVQDPSNADPRFDRSLMRSALADANWLDPLAAARSAAALGEAEEALGWTVDSLADRHLRREGNGWRLEKSDFPHELQRRLLLRMLAQAAPDASPPRGDSVDRAIAAAMTGQKASLGDWLLIGGAEWILIPAPPRR
- a CDS encoding helix-turn-helix domain-containing protein, whose product is MAEEPEIETGAVDAQESQSATPGAKLRAAREAQGLSIQDVATRTRIAQRQLEAIEKDDYTALPGIPYAVGFARAYARAIDMDEVAIAAEVRHAVHNSDLGANRYEVFEPVDPTRVPSRALAWTAAVIAILVVVGFALWRSQLLTPPTTEEIAQQEGAALTAPQQPASAAPAAPVNQTVVFTANDDVWLRIYDEAGERLKDGLMKKGESFTLPADAHNPMILTGRPQALTVTVGGKPVPPLGAADRTIADVPVSAEALLSRAAPSSVSTIPAPAAAPPSAQGGGGVAPAPVPAPSPAEAPGT